The following proteins come from a genomic window of Streptomyces liliiviolaceus:
- the bdeA gene encoding bis(hydroxyethyl) terephthalate hydrolase, whose translation MTGALAALAAVVGLSSLATPGAHAADNPYERGPAPTTSSIEAARGSYSVSQTTVSSLSVTGFGGGTVYYPTSTSDGTFGAVAISPGYTGTQSSISWLGPRLASQGFVVFTIDTLTTLDQPDSRGRQLLAALDYLTERSSVRTRIDSSRLAVAGHSMGGGGSLEAAKSRPSLQAAIPLTPWNTDKSWPEVSTPTLIFGADGDTIAPVASHAEPFYGSLPSSTDKAYLELNGATHFTPNSSDTTIAKYSISWLKRFVDNDTRYEQFLCPLPRPSLTIEEYRGNCPHIS comes from the coding sequence ATGACCGGCGCCCTCGCGGCACTGGCCGCCGTCGTGGGTCTCAGCTCCCTGGCGACTCCCGGGGCGCACGCCGCGGACAACCCCTACGAGCGCGGCCCCGCCCCCACCACGTCGAGCATCGAGGCGGCACGCGGTTCCTACAGCGTGTCCCAGACCACGGTCTCCTCGCTGTCGGTCACCGGCTTCGGCGGCGGAACGGTGTACTACCCGACGAGCACCAGCGACGGAACGTTCGGCGCGGTGGCGATCTCCCCCGGGTACACCGGCACCCAGTCCTCGATCTCGTGGCTGGGCCCACGGCTGGCCTCCCAGGGCTTCGTCGTCTTCACCATCGACACCCTGACGACCCTGGACCAGCCCGACTCGCGCGGCCGTCAGCTGCTGGCCGCGCTGGACTACCTCACCGAGCGCAGCAGCGTACGCACCAGGATCGACAGCAGCCGGCTCGCGGTGGCGGGGCACTCGATGGGAGGTGGTGGCAGTCTCGAAGCCGCCAAGTCCCGTCCGTCCCTGCAGGCGGCGATCCCGCTGACGCCCTGGAACACCGACAAGTCCTGGCCCGAGGTCAGCACACCCACGCTGATCTTCGGCGCGGACGGCGACACGATCGCACCCGTCGCCTCGCACGCGGAGCCGTTCTACGGGAGCCTGCCGTCGTCCACCGACAAGGCGTACCTGGAGCTCAACGGCGCGACGCACTTCACGCCGAACTCGTCCGACACGACGATCGCGAAGTACAGCATTTCCTGGCTCAAGCGGTTCGTGGACAACGACACCCGCTACGAGCAGTTCCTCTGCCCGCTGCCGCGGCCGAGCCTGACCATCGAGGAGTACCGGGGCAACTGCCCGCACATCTCCTGA
- a CDS encoding LuxR C-terminal-related transcriptional regulator, whose protein sequence is MTGRTNAPQSSPPRSPAPQTPPPRSLPLHGRSAELAALATVLNLSGPDAPVLVLAGDPGLGRTALIAWAARSFTAGPVLRVRASRAESALPLSGVHALRCAADGLPGGPAVGFPDAGTAPEWLLRSLSDAAAGSPLLVCVDDAHLWDAPSRAALGFAARRLPAAGPVRLLLTVTGRHTADPDFAALPVLTLAPLPSSAMDALLDDTACGSVAPAVRAELLDEARGNPALLRALVAGLAPAELSGERRLPWPAADAEALRSAAGAHLAGYSAAAGELLLLVAAAHEHDPEGVGADADLVRGAAARLGRARAALASDRLPDALVLTDGRFRFTGPLLRRAVHACAAPDRRRAAHRALASVLEGEGHGLVALLHRAWSVAGHAPALADQLCAAAADPCVAASRAQRSVAYARAAELTADGRERAEHLTAAAGQALLAGRARVARRLVDRARDGALPAVVRGRSAWVRGTLALRDGPAADAGEALLLARSLLAADDPAHALLAGLAAAEAAWATGDSVACLRALNAADRTPVATAAATTVGHVGTVADRPTARGAEPDSLPRDYLHGMRAMLERDFGRAIPRLRRVVEHAWEEDGPERLLWSGAAALLLGDVPAACRIGARTLAAARSRGPEASVPRALELLAYAELRTGQHARARAHAEEGLRTAHRYGQGNVAAHHHAVLALAASIADESTLVAHHAGAALDTARRHGLMQAVTLAEWASGRADLGRGRPFEAVARLGPLVRPGPDGGHFAVRMLVMPCYVEAAVLAGQREDARAVVEEFALWARFGADAQAPAQLARCRALVADEDRADGLYEDALALHARAGGDFEQARTRLLYGKWLRRRRRLREAGGCLRAALVAFERCGARIWADQARAELRANGAAPAAARAGVLEGLTPQQLRIARCVAEGATNREVALRLAVSTRTVDYHLRKVFAVLGVRSRVELSRMIERPGGDGPRPV, encoded by the coding sequence ATGACCGGACGGACGAACGCGCCCCAGTCTTCCCCACCGCGGTCCCCCGCACCGCAGACACCCCCACCGCGATCCCTTCCACTGCACGGCCGAAGCGCGGAACTCGCCGCGCTGGCAACCGTGTTGAACCTGTCCGGCCCGGACGCCCCGGTGCTCGTACTGGCCGGGGATCCGGGCCTCGGCCGTACCGCGCTGATCGCCTGGGCGGCCCGCTCCTTCACGGCCGGGCCCGTGCTGCGCGTACGGGCCAGTCGCGCGGAGTCCGCACTGCCACTGAGCGGGGTGCACGCGCTGCGGTGTGCCGCGGACGGGCTGCCGGGAGGACCGGCCGTCGGCTTTCCGGACGCGGGGACCGCACCCGAGTGGCTGCTCCGGTCCCTGTCCGACGCGGCCGCGGGCTCGCCCCTGCTGGTGTGCGTGGACGACGCGCACCTGTGGGACGCTCCCTCGCGGGCCGCCCTGGGCTTCGCCGCCCGGCGCCTGCCCGCGGCCGGACCGGTGCGGCTGCTCCTCACGGTCACCGGGCGGCACACGGCGGATCCCGACTTCGCCGCACTGCCCGTCCTGACGCTCGCGCCGCTGCCGTCGTCCGCGATGGACGCGCTGCTCGACGACACTGCGTGCGGGTCCGTCGCCCCGGCCGTCCGCGCGGAGCTGCTGGACGAGGCCCGGGGCAACCCGGCCCTGCTGCGCGCACTGGTGGCCGGGCTGGCGCCCGCCGAGCTGTCCGGCGAACGCCGGTTGCCGTGGCCCGCGGCCGACGCCGAAGCGCTGCGGAGTGCGGCCGGCGCGCATCTGGCGGGGTACTCCGCCGCCGCCGGTGAACTCCTCCTGCTGGTGGCGGCCGCGCACGAGCACGATCCCGAAGGCGTCGGCGCCGATGCCGACCTGGTCCGCGGGGCGGCTGCGCGGCTCGGCCGGGCGCGGGCCGCACTCGCTTCGGACCGGCTCCCGGACGCCCTGGTGCTGACCGACGGCCGGTTCCGCTTCACCGGTCCTCTGCTCCGCAGAGCCGTCCATGCCTGTGCCGCTCCCGACCGGCGACGCGCGGCGCACCGGGCACTCGCCTCCGTTCTGGAGGGCGAGGGGCACGGGCTCGTCGCGCTGCTCCACCGGGCCTGGTCGGTCGCCGGGCACGCCCCGGCGTTGGCGGATCAGCTCTGCGCGGCAGCGGCCGACCCGTGCGTCGCCGCGTCCCGCGCCCAGCGTTCGGTGGCGTACGCCCGCGCCGCGGAGCTGACGGCGGACGGGCGCGAGCGGGCGGAGCATCTGACCGCGGCGGCCGGGCAGGCGCTGCTCGCGGGCCGAGCGCGGGTGGCCCGCCGGTTGGTCGACCGGGCCCGCGACGGCGCCCTGCCCGCCGTCGTCCGGGGGCGTTCGGCCTGGGTGCGGGGAACTCTCGCATTGCGTGACGGCCCCGCGGCCGACGCCGGTGAGGCCCTGCTGCTCGCCCGCTCCCTGCTCGCCGCCGACGATCCCGCGCACGCCCTGCTCGCGGGGCTCGCGGCAGCGGAGGCCGCCTGGGCCACCGGAGACTCCGTCGCGTGTCTGCGGGCGCTGAACGCGGCGGACCGTACCCCCGTGGCGACGGCGGCGGCCACCACGGTCGGGCACGTCGGGACGGTCGCCGACCGGCCGACCGCCCGCGGCGCCGAGCCGGACAGCCTGCCGCGGGACTACCTGCACGGCATGCGGGCGATGCTGGAACGGGACTTCGGCCGGGCCATCCCCCGGCTGCGGCGCGTGGTCGAGCACGCATGGGAGGAGGACGGGCCGGAGCGGCTGCTGTGGTCGGGCGCGGCGGCCCTCCTCCTGGGGGACGTGCCCGCCGCCTGCCGGATCGGCGCGCGGACCCTCGCGGCGGCCAGGTCCCGGGGCCCGGAGGCATCCGTGCCACGGGCCCTGGAACTGCTGGCCTACGCGGAGTTGCGGACCGGGCAGCACGCGCGGGCCCGGGCGCACGCGGAGGAGGGACTGCGTACCGCGCACCGGTACGGGCAGGGCAATGTGGCGGCCCACCACCATGCCGTGCTCGCCCTGGCGGCGTCGATCGCGGACGAGTCGACGCTCGTCGCGCACCACGCGGGCGCCGCGCTGGACACCGCACGGCGTCATGGGCTCATGCAGGCCGTCACACTCGCCGAATGGGCCTCGGGCCGTGCCGACCTGGGACGCGGGCGTCCGTTCGAGGCGGTCGCCCGGCTCGGCCCGCTGGTCCGCCCGGGCCCGGACGGCGGTCACTTCGCCGTACGCATGCTGGTCATGCCCTGCTATGTGGAGGCCGCGGTGCTCGCCGGGCAGCGGGAGGACGCCCGCGCCGTCGTCGAGGAGTTCGCACTGTGGGCGCGCTTCGGCGCCGACGCGCAGGCGCCCGCCCAACTCGCCCGGTGCCGGGCACTGGTGGCCGACGAGGACCGGGCCGACGGACTGTACGAGGACGCCCTCGCCCTGCACGCACGGGCGGGCGGCGACTTCGAGCAGGCGCGTACGCGGCTGCTGTACGGCAAGTGGCTGCGCAGACGGCGCAGACTCCGGGAGGCGGGCGGCTGTCTGCGGGCCGCGCTGGTCGCCTTCGAGCGGTGCGGCGCCCGCATCTGGGCGGACCAGGCGCGGGCCGAACTGAGGGCGAACGGGGCGGCTCCGGCCGCGGCGCGGGCCGGTGTGCTGGAGGGCCTCACACCGCAGCAGTTGCGGATCGCGCGCTGTGTGGCCGAGGGTGCCACGAACCGGGAGGTGGCGCTGCGCCTGGCCGTGAGCACCCGCACCGTGGACTATCACCTGCGGAAGGTGTTCGCCGTGCTGGGGGTGCGTTCCCGGGTCGAACTGTCACGGATGATCGAGCGGCCGGGCGGGGACGGGCCACGCCCTGTCTGA
- a CDS encoding SDR family NAD(P)-dependent oxidoreductase, giving the protein MRIDLTGRTALVTGSTQGIGAAIATGLARAGARVAVNGRSEQRAEESAARLAEDVPGADVVPVAADVTTEEGAAQVMDAVPRVDILVNNLGIFGSADPLEITDDEWRRYFEVNVLAAVRLIRAYLPGMTERGWGRVQNIASDSAVVIPAEMIHYGMSKTALLAVGRGFAKEAAGTGVTVNSVIAGPTHTGGVEDFVYGLVDRDLPWDEAQRAFMKEHRPQSLLQRLIEPEEIANMVVYLSSDQASATTGGALRVDGGYVDSILP; this is encoded by the coding sequence ATGCGCATCGATCTGACCGGCCGCACGGCACTGGTCACCGGCTCCACGCAGGGAATCGGCGCGGCGATCGCCACCGGCCTCGCGCGGGCCGGCGCCCGGGTCGCCGTGAACGGCCGGAGCGAACAGCGTGCCGAGGAGAGTGCGGCCCGGCTAGCCGAGGACGTGCCCGGCGCGGACGTGGTGCCCGTGGCGGCGGACGTGACCACCGAGGAGGGAGCGGCGCAGGTCATGGACGCCGTGCCGCGGGTGGACATCCTGGTCAACAACCTCGGCATCTTCGGGTCCGCGGACCCGCTGGAGATCACCGACGACGAATGGCGCCGCTACTTCGAGGTCAATGTGCTGGCGGCCGTGCGGCTGATCCGCGCGTACCTGCCGGGTATGACGGAGCGGGGCTGGGGGCGCGTCCAGAACATCGCCAGCGACTCGGCCGTGGTCATCCCCGCGGAAATGATCCACTACGGCATGTCGAAGACCGCCCTGCTCGCGGTGGGCCGGGGCTTCGCGAAGGAGGCGGCGGGCACCGGCGTCACGGTGAACTCGGTCATCGCCGGCCCCACGCACACGGGAGGCGTCGAGGACTTCGTGTACGGGCTCGTCGACCGTGACCTTCCGTGGGACGAGGCCCAGCGTGCCTTCATGAAGGAGCACCGACCGCAGTCCCTGCTGCAACGGCTGATCGAGCCGGAGGAGATCGCGAACATGGTCGTCTACCTCAGCTCCGACCAGGCGTCGGCCACCACCGGGGGCGCGCTGCGGGTCGACGGCGGATACGTCGACTCCATCCTGCCGTGA
- a CDS encoding GAF and ANTAR domain-containing protein: MVTDPWPAEAVVRAATGPDHERGMPQRVAEALCEALPVDAVTLALWTETPHRRMLYATNAAAQRLEELQFEVGEGPCVSAAAIGRPLMVEDLQGSVTPWPLFGPLARERLSTVGAIYAFPLVEGHAHLGTADMLRFEAGPLGVEAEAAARLAVRAAALILLTARITPVLDVHWQRTHVATGVMAERLGISPTEALARLRSTALGTGRPLPDVTEDVLAGHG, from the coding sequence ATGGTTACCGACCCGTGGCCCGCTGAAGCGGTGGTCCGGGCGGCCACCGGGCCCGACCACGAGCGCGGAATGCCCCAGCGGGTGGCCGAGGCCCTGTGCGAGGCACTGCCGGTGGACGCCGTCACCCTGGCCCTGTGGACCGAGACGCCGCACCGGCGGATGCTGTACGCCACCAACGCGGCGGCCCAGCGCCTGGAGGAGTTGCAGTTCGAGGTGGGCGAAGGACCATGTGTGTCGGCCGCGGCGATCGGCCGGCCGCTCATGGTCGAGGACCTCCAGGGTTCCGTGACCCCGTGGCCCCTGTTCGGCCCGCTGGCCCGGGAGCGCCTGTCCACGGTGGGCGCCATCTATGCGTTTCCGCTGGTGGAGGGCCACGCGCATCTGGGGACGGCGGACATGCTGCGCTTCGAGGCCGGTCCGCTGGGCGTCGAGGCGGAAGCGGCCGCCAGGTTGGCCGTACGAGCCGCGGCACTCATCCTGCTCACCGCGAGGATCACCCCCGTGCTGGACGTCCACTGGCAGCGCACCCATGTGGCGACCGGCGTGATGGCGGAGCGGCTGGGCATCTCTCCCACCGAGGCGCTGGCACGGCTGCGCTCCACGGCCCTGGGCACGGGGCGGCCTCTCCCCGACGTGACCGAGGACGTCCTGGCCGGGCACGGCTAG
- a CDS encoding LysR family transcriptional regulator → MKLSVDDLKFFQVVAASETLTAAARRLGWSLPVVSKRLSALESRLDVRLVQRGTRRLVLTSEGALYASGLDSILDRLRELEDLVTERSGELRGALVVQATLGLGRAHVAPLLAEFAAAHPQLQVQLNTSALPLRPHRRTFDVAVHVGSPPDSSLRMRRLAENRRVPCASPAYLARHGAPTCVEDLARHDCIVLRENEGDYALWRFGDVSDPRHVRVRGPLQSNDGDIVTGWALEGRGVIMRSEWQVRPHIERGDLVRVLPHIPTPAADIYALLEDDGHVPRRVTELIEHLAARLPGRLARSA, encoded by the coding sequence ATGAAGTTGTCCGTCGACGACCTGAAGTTCTTCCAGGTCGTGGCAGCCAGCGAGACGCTCACGGCGGCGGCGCGCAGGCTCGGCTGGTCCCTTCCGGTGGTCAGCAAGCGGCTCAGCGCACTGGAGAGCCGGCTCGACGTGCGGCTCGTCCAGCGGGGCACCCGCCGACTGGTGCTGACCTCGGAGGGCGCCCTGTACGCGAGCGGGCTCGACTCGATCCTCGACCGGCTGCGCGAGCTGGAGGACCTGGTGACCGAACGGTCGGGGGAACTGCGCGGCGCCCTGGTCGTCCAGGCGACCCTGGGCCTCGGGCGAGCGCATGTCGCCCCGCTGCTCGCGGAGTTCGCGGCGGCGCACCCCCAGCTCCAGGTGCAGCTGAACACGTCGGCGCTGCCCCTGCGCCCGCATCGGCGGACCTTCGACGTGGCCGTTCACGTGGGAAGTCCGCCGGACTCCTCGCTGCGGATGCGCCGGCTCGCGGAGAATCGCCGGGTGCCGTGCGCGTCGCCCGCGTACCTGGCACGCCATGGCGCGCCCACCTGTGTGGAGGATCTGGCGCGGCACGACTGCATCGTGCTGCGCGAGAACGAGGGTGACTACGCGCTCTGGCGGTTCGGCGATGTCAGCGATCCGCGTCATGTGCGGGTGCGGGGTCCGCTGCAGAGCAACGACGGGGACATCGTGACCGGTTGGGCCCTGGAGGGCCGAGGCGTGATCATGCGCTCGGAGTGGCAGGTCCGGCCCCACATCGAGCGCGGTGACCTGGTGCGTGTCCTGCCGCACATCCCGACGCCCGCGGCCGACATCTATGCACTGCTCGAAGACGACGGGCATGTTCCCCGGCGGGTGACCGAGCTGATCGAGCACCTGGCGGCTCGGCTGCCGGGACGACTGGCACGGTCCGCCTGA
- a CDS encoding tartrate dehydrogenase, which yields MPQRYRIAAVPGDGIGREVVPEGLRCLRAAADAYGFVLDVEEFDFASADYWTRHGEMMPKDWHSVLGGFDAIFFGAVGWPEVVPDHVSLWGSLLKLRRGFDQYVNLRPVRLLRGVRGPLRDHGPGDIDFYVVRENTEGEYSSIGGRIFEGTERETVLQETVMTRVGVDRVLRYAFELADSRPRRQLTWATKSNGISISMPYWDERASEMALRYPRVSADKDHIDILAAKFVLRPEQYDVVVASNLFGDILSDLGPACTGTIGIAPSANINPERTHPSLFEPVHGSAPDIAGLGIANPVGQIWSGAMMLEHLGEAAAAADIVAAVESVLEGQPDVVTPDLGGNGTTTALGSAVARRIGGGAGRAKMEEEAQRATRPDHH from the coding sequence GTGCCACAGCGTTACCGCATCGCCGCCGTGCCCGGCGACGGCATAGGCCGGGAAGTCGTTCCCGAAGGACTGCGGTGCCTGCGCGCCGCGGCCGACGCGTACGGCTTCGTCCTCGACGTGGAGGAGTTCGACTTCGCCAGCGCCGACTACTGGACGCGCCACGGGGAGATGATGCCGAAGGACTGGCACAGCGTGCTGGGCGGCTTCGACGCGATCTTCTTCGGCGCGGTCGGCTGGCCCGAGGTCGTCCCCGACCATGTGTCGCTGTGGGGAAGCCTGCTGAAACTGCGCCGCGGGTTCGACCAGTACGTCAATCTGCGGCCGGTGCGACTGCTGCGGGGCGTGCGCGGTCCGCTGCGCGACCACGGTCCGGGAGACATCGACTTCTACGTGGTGCGCGAGAACACCGAGGGCGAGTACTCCAGCATCGGCGGGCGGATCTTCGAGGGCACCGAGCGCGAGACCGTACTTCAGGAGACCGTGATGACCCGCGTCGGTGTCGACCGCGTGCTGCGGTACGCCTTCGAGCTCGCCGACTCCCGGCCGCGCAGGCAGCTGACCTGGGCGACGAAGAGCAACGGGATCTCGATCTCCATGCCGTACTGGGACGAGCGGGCGAGCGAGATGGCACTGCGCTATCCGCGCGTGTCCGCCGACAAGGACCACATCGACATCCTCGCGGCCAAGTTCGTCCTGCGACCCGAGCAGTACGACGTCGTCGTCGCGAGCAACCTGTTCGGTGACATCCTCTCCGACCTCGGCCCGGCCTGTACCGGCACGATCGGGATAGCGCCGAGTGCGAACATCAACCCGGAGCGGACCCACCCGAGCCTCTTCGAGCCCGTGCACGGGTCGGCCCCCGACATCGCGGGGCTCGGTATCGCCAACCCGGTCGGGCAGATCTGGAGCGGCGCGATGATGCTGGAGCATCTGGGCGAGGCCGCGGCCGCCGCGGACATCGTCGCCGCCGTCGAGTCGGTCCTGGAGGGGCAGCCGGACGTCGTCACGCCGGACCTCGGCGGGAACGGGACGACGACGGCGCTCGGCTCGGCCGTCGCACGCCGGATCGGCGGCGGAGCCGGCCGCGCGAAGATGGAGGAGGAGGCGCAGCGTGCCACGCGTCCTGATCACCACTGA
- a CDS encoding NAD(P)-dependent oxidoreductase: MPRVLITTDYLRPGDEVDDYLRAAGLETHHVPMVGRRDPEDLVSALAGIDAALVANEPLTAGVLARAPRLRVVVRTGVGYDSIDIEAARRLGVGVSNLPGINANAVAEYTLGLLLAAARRLVHSATGVLAGGWPREDGHELRGATLGLVGFGAAARAVVPLARAFGMDVVCTTGVPEGARGDLGVRFVPFAELLAVSDYVSIHTALTDSTRGLFDASAFARMKTTAVLINTARGAVVDERALADAVRTGGIAGAALDVVTREPLPADSPLRGVDGITVYSHLAGQTAQARRAAGLAGAAELVAALEGRARFTVN; this comes from the coding sequence GTGCCACGCGTCCTGATCACCACTGACTATCTGCGTCCCGGCGACGAGGTGGACGACTACCTCCGGGCGGCCGGACTTGAGACGCACCACGTCCCGATGGTCGGACGCCGCGATCCGGAGGACCTCGTGTCCGCGCTCGCCGGGATCGACGCGGCACTCGTCGCGAACGAACCCTTGACCGCCGGGGTGCTTGCGCGTGCTCCGCGACTGCGGGTGGTGGTGCGTACCGGCGTCGGGTACGACTCCATCGACATCGAGGCCGCGCGCCGGCTCGGTGTCGGCGTGAGCAACCTGCCCGGGATCAACGCGAACGCCGTGGCCGAGTACACGCTGGGCCTGCTGCTCGCCGCCGCGCGCCGGCTGGTCCACAGCGCGACCGGTGTGCTGGCCGGAGGGTGGCCGCGCGAGGACGGTCACGAGCTGCGCGGGGCGACACTCGGCCTCGTCGGCTTCGGCGCGGCCGCTCGGGCCGTCGTACCACTGGCCAGGGCGTTCGGGATGGACGTGGTGTGCACCACCGGCGTCCCCGAGGGCGCGCGCGGCGACCTCGGGGTGCGGTTCGTTCCCTTCGCCGAACTGCTGGCCGTCTCCGACTACGTGTCGATCCACACCGCGCTGACCGACAGCACCCGGGGCCTGTTCGACGCCTCCGCCTTCGCGCGGATGAAGACGACGGCCGTGCTGATCAACACCGCCCGCGGGGCCGTCGTCGACGAGCGGGCGCTCGCCGACGCGGTCCGGACGGGCGGCATCGCGGGTGCGGCACTCGACGTGGTGACGCGGGAACCCCTCCCGGCGGACAGCCCGTTGCGAGGCGTCGACGGCATCACCGTCTACTCCCACCTCGCGGGCCAGACCGCACAGGCCCGCCGTGCGGCGGGCCTGGCGGGCGCCGCCGAACTCGTGGCGGCACTGGAGGGACGGGCCCGCTTCACCGTCAACTGA
- a CDS encoding class II aldolase/adducin family protein, with protein sequence MSRQDLTPIPEEDLIFRLPPVFTDAAAERRHRKERLAGALRLFGRFGFEEGVAGHITARDPEFPDHFWVNPFGMSFKHVKVSDLLLVNHQGDVVQGRHRVNRAAFAIHAAVHAARPDAIGAAHSHSVYGKALSATGQRLEPLTQDACAFYEDHGCYENYSGVADDPAEGRRIAEALGGHKAVILRNHGLLTAAGSVDAAAYWFITMERSAQAQLAAKAAGSTIQIPHEEAKHTYGQVGFDLAGWFQFQPLFDQITRTDPDLFD encoded by the coding sequence CTGAGCCGGCAGGATCTGACCCCGATCCCGGAGGAGGACCTGATCTTCCGGCTCCCTCCCGTGTTCACCGACGCCGCCGCCGAGCGACGCCATCGCAAGGAACGCCTCGCGGGCGCCCTGCGCCTCTTCGGCCGGTTCGGCTTCGAGGAAGGCGTCGCCGGACACATCACCGCACGCGACCCGGAGTTCCCCGACCACTTCTGGGTCAACCCCTTCGGCATGTCCTTCAAGCACGTGAAGGTCAGCGACCTGCTGCTCGTCAACCACCAGGGCGATGTCGTCCAGGGACGCCACCGGGTGAACCGGGCCGCCTTCGCCATCCACGCGGCCGTCCACGCGGCACGGCCCGACGCGATCGGCGCCGCCCACAGTCACTCGGTGTACGGCAAGGCGCTGTCGGCGACGGGCCAGCGGCTCGAACCCCTCACCCAGGACGCCTGTGCCTTCTACGAGGACCACGGCTGCTACGAGAACTACTCGGGCGTGGCCGACGACCCCGCGGAGGGCCGGCGTATCGCCGAGGCTCTGGGCGGACACAAGGCGGTCATCCTGCGCAACCACGGCCTGCTCACCGCGGCCGGCTCGGTCGACGCCGCCGCGTACTGGTTCATCACGATGGAACGCTCGGCCCAGGCCCAACTCGCCGCGAAGGCAGCGGGATCCACGATCCAGATCCCCCACGAGGAGGCCAAGCACACCTACGGACAGGTGGGCTTCGACCTGGCGGGCTGGTTCCAGTTCCAGCCCCTCTTCGACCAGATCACCCGCACGGACCCGGACCTCTTCGACTAG
- a CDS encoding acyclic terpene utilization AtuA family protein codes for MPPSTDSAAQVGILTPSGMLGAGFTPESIERGLTLGPDVIAVDGGSTDSGPHYLGAGVAKTTAAAVGRDLRILLKAAATADIPLIVGSCGTSGTDSGVDWVAGIAEQIMAEEGLDLKIARIYSEQEATFLKDELDAGRIHPLAPHGPLEPETLESCTHIVGMMGHEPFVDALRAGAQVVLAGRATDTALAAAVPLMLGMPAGPTWHASKIVECGGQCTTDPRAGGVFATIDQRGFTIEPLDPANACTPISVAAHMLYETANPYRMREPAGTLDVSDATYTALDERRVRVEGSRFEPAEQHTVKLEGARVTGYETVSFTGIRDPYIVANIDRWAALLRAILTERVSQTLGLTDDDYGLDIRLYGHNAILEDIDPDSGPPREVGVMLLVNAPSQATATAIAKVANPLMLHLPLPEMEYLPSFAFATSPAETQRGAAYEFVLNHVVDVDSPTGLFRTQHSREVSHV; via the coding sequence ATGCCCCCGTCCACTGACTCCGCCGCGCAGGTCGGCATCCTGACGCCGTCCGGCATGCTCGGTGCCGGCTTCACCCCGGAGAGCATCGAGCGCGGCCTGACCCTCGGCCCGGACGTCATCGCGGTCGACGGCGGCTCCACCGACTCCGGACCCCACTACCTCGGCGCCGGTGTCGCGAAGACCACCGCCGCCGCGGTGGGCCGCGATCTGCGCATCCTCCTCAAGGCCGCCGCCACCGCGGACATCCCCCTCATCGTGGGCTCCTGCGGCACCAGCGGCACCGACTCCGGCGTCGACTGGGTCGCCGGGATAGCGGAACAGATCATGGCCGAGGAAGGCCTCGATCTGAAGATCGCCCGGATCTACAGCGAGCAGGAAGCCACGTTCCTCAAGGACGAACTCGACGCGGGACGGATCCACCCCCTGGCCCCGCACGGCCCCCTGGAGCCGGAGACCCTGGAGAGCTGCACCCACATCGTCGGCATGATGGGCCACGAACCCTTCGTCGACGCCCTCCGCGCGGGCGCCCAGGTCGTCCTGGCGGGACGGGCCACCGACACCGCCCTCGCCGCCGCCGTCCCCCTGATGCTCGGCATGCCGGCCGGACCCACCTGGCACGCCTCCAAGATCGTCGAATGCGGCGGACAGTGCACCACGGACCCGCGCGCCGGAGGCGTCTTCGCCACCATCGACCAGCGGGGATTCACCATCGAGCCCCTCGACCCGGCCAACGCCTGCACGCCGATCTCGGTCGCCGCACACATGCTGTACGAGACCGCCAACCCGTACCGGATGCGGGAACCGGCGGGCACGCTGGACGTCTCCGACGCCACCTACACGGCACTGGACGAGCGCCGCGTACGCGTCGAGGGCTCCCGCTTCGAGCCCGCCGAGCAGCACACCGTCAAACTCGAAGGAGCCAGGGTCACCGGCTACGAGACGGTCTCGTTCACCGGCATCCGGGACCCGTACATCGTCGCCAACATCGACCGCTGGGCGGCGCTCCTGCGCGCCATCCTCACCGAGCGCGTCAGCCAGACCCTCGGACTGACCGACGACGACTACGGCCTGGACATCCGTCTCTACGGCCACAACGCCATCCTCGAAGACATCGACCCCGACTCCGGCCCGCCCCGCGAGGTCGGCGTCATGCTCCTCGTCAACGCGCCCTCGCAGGCCACCGCGACAGCGATCGCCAAGGTCGCCAACCCCCTCATGCTGCACCTCCCGCTGCCGGAGATGGAGTACCTGCCCAGCTTCGCCTTCGCCACCTCACCGGCGGAGACCCAGCGCGGGGCGGCCTACGAGTTCGTCCTGAACCACGTCGTCGACGTCGACTCGCCCACCGGCCTGTTCCGTACCCAGCACTCCCGTGAGGTCTCCCATGTCTGA